ATATTATCGAACGCATAGAGGTCAGCATTCGCACTCAACTTATCTACACCATGTCCATGAATCACACGCCTTGGTGGTTCGAGGATGTCACCCTTTTCACCAGCTCAGACGATCACGCCGAGGCCCTGGCTTCCATCGACGCCGAGTTATCTCGCTCCCACGAAGAATTCATCCTCGACCACAAGGCCCGCTACGGCACTGACGTCCGCCGCCCACCGGCCTGGAAAACCTTGGAAATCGTTACATTAGGCACCCTTTCCCGCTTATATGGCAACATCCGCAAGGAGCTGTCGGGTCGGGATGAAATTGCTGCTTACTTTATGGTCCCACCACAGAAGTATCTCTCGGGCTGGCTGCAAAGTATCACGCAGGTGCGCAACGTATGCGCCCACCATGCCCGGTTGTGGAACCGCACCATTGCCGCAGCGCCTAAGCGTATCAAGCGGCCCAGGCCTGAGTTGTATTATGCTCCCATCCCACAGCTAGTACAGAATAAACTTTATGCTGCGTTGTGCTGCATGAATCACTTGCTTTTCACCATCTCACCCGAGTTTGGCCTGGGCCTCCGTTTGCAGGGGCTATTTGCTATTCACCCCAACGTAGATCCCTCCGCCATGGGTTTTCCCGTCAATTGGCAGCAGGAGCCTATCTGGAGTATCCCACCGGTTATTGCACAATAGCAACAGCACCAAATGATGTCAAGCACTCACCTATAACGGTCATCGGGTCCCTTGCCATATTGCGATCCCTTAATCACGCTGGCGGCCGATTACATAAAGAAGGCAGTAGTAAGACACTCAAACAGTTAGTTAAAAGTGGCTTGTAATCTATAAGTAAGTACCTGATTTGCTATAGCAAATCAGGTACTTACTTATCCAAGTTCGGCAGTAGGCGCTTTACGCCCATGGGGTGAAATGCCTTTCCCCGCCGCGTCCGATAGCCCGATTCATTAAGCCGCGCGGCAATCTCCCGCAACGTTACGCCCGTGGCCCGCAACAACACGGCGAGTTGTGCGGCCTGCCGGTTACTCAGATTGGTCTGCGCATTGCGCTGCAGCGACACCAGCGCCTTCTCCCGCGAGGCAGCGGTTAGATTAGCTGGCGTACCAAGCTGAAATCCGCGCGCCTTCTTGGCGGCCAAGGCATCGCGCGTTCTAGTGGAAATGGCCGTCGCTTCTTTCTGGGCCACAGCCGCCAGGATGTGCAGGGTAAACTCGTCGGCGGCCGGCAGGTCCACGGCCTTGAAGCGCACGTGGCTTTCCATGAGTGTTGCGAGGAAGGCTACGTTGCGCGCCAGCCGGTCGAGCTTGGCCACGAGCAGCACGGCGCCTTCCTGCTTGGCGTATGCAATAGCGGCCTGCAGCTGGGGTCGCGCGTTCTTACGGCCGCTCTCGATTTCCACGTACTCCGCCACGATGCTCGCCTCCGTGCCGACGAAGGTCCTTACCGCGGCCTGCTGGGCTTCGAGCCCGAGGCCAGACTGGCCCTGGCGGGCGGTGCTCACGCGGAAGTAGGCGACGTAGCGCGTCATGACACCTTATATAAAGGAGTGGAAAAAGCGCAAGATAGCAGTTTGTCACATTTGTTAAACGTCCGTTTAAGATATGTGACAAAACGCAAGAAAAGAAGAATTAGGTATGCGATACCTGACAACAAACTATCGCTTGACTACATCAGGTTGCTAAAAGGTGCTCTCACCATTAGGAAGTAGTATCTTGAGCCGGCTAAGATTTTATGCGTTTAGTTGTCTATGATCCAGGTTGTACCTCGTTTAACGATTGGTCGGATACTCGGGTGGTGTATTCTTATTTTGCTACTGGCACAATCGGCTAGTGCTACGCATATCGTTGGCGGTGAGCTGGACTTGCAGCACCAAACGGGCAGTACGTATGAGGTGGTCGGGTAAATGTGGACAGAATAGGGCCTTATCTTTCGAACGTCATGAAAGACAGCCCCCAACCTAGCAAACGCCGGCGCTACGATGCCGCCTTCCGGGCCGAGGCCCTGCGCCTGGCCAGTGAAAGCCGCTCGACCCAGGCCGCGGCACGCGCCCTGGGTATTGACCCTAAACGCATTTATAAGTGGCAGAAGGAAGCGCTGACCCCAGTGGCCGCCGCTCGTGGGGCGGAACTGGACCCGGCCACCGCCGCCGAATTGCGCCAACTGCGGGCCGCCAATCGGCGGCAGGCGCAGGAACTGGAAATTTTAAAAAAAGCCATTGCCATCTTCTCACAGACACCGGACCAATGAGCCGCTACCGTTTCATCGAGGCGCAGCGGGACCAGCACCCGGTGCGGCTACTCTGCCAGCTGGTGGAAGTGCCGGCCAGCGGCTACTATGCGTGGCAACGGGCTCAACAACAGGTTGTAACTCGGCCGGAGCCGGCCTGGGAAACGGCGCTGGTCAAGGTCTTCGGGGTTCACAAGCGCTGTTATGGCACGCGCCGCCTCCAGGTAGCGCTGCGCAAAAACGGGCACCGGGTGGGGCGTCAGCGCCTGCGGGCGGCCATGCGCCGCCGGGGCCTGCACGCGCTCCAGCCGAAAGCCTTTACGCCGCGCACCACCGATTCGACCCACGGGCTGCGGTGCGCGCCGAACCGACTGCTGGACCAGCCCAAACCCACGCAGGCCAACCGGGTCTGGGTCAGCGACATCACCTACCTGCCCTTGGCCAACGGCGAGTGGGCTTACCTGTGCGCTTTTCAAGACATGGCCAGCAAGCAGGTAGTCGGCTGGCGGGTCGGAGCCACCATGCCCGAGGAACTGGTGACCAGCGCCTTACAACGGGCTTTTTGGTCCCAGCCGCCCACACCCGGCTTGCTCGTCCACTCGGACCGTGGCGGGCAGTACTGCGGCAACGCCTACCGCCAACTACTGCACGACCACCAGGCCCTGCGCTCGCAAAGCCGCCGCGGCGACTGCTACGACAACGCCCAGGCCGAAAGTCTGTGGTCGCGCCTCAAAACGGAGGTCCTGGAAGTCCGTGAGCGGCCCGTTTTTGCTGACCTGGCCGACGCGCAGACCAGCGTCGCCGACTATTTTGACTATTACAATCATGAGCGCCTGCACTCCAGCATTGACTACCAGACGCCGTATCACGCTCACCAACAGCTTCTTCAATTTAGTGCCCTAAACTGTCCAGCCTAACTGGACCACCTCAGTACCGACTTACGCTGAACTTATATTTTGATGATGTCAATGGCAGTCTAGGCGCGCTGGATGATGAGCTCACGGCTGGAATCTTTGCGAAGGGTAACAATCAGCTTATGCAGCGGGTGAGTTTACCACTTACTAGCAGCACGTTTGTCGCTTACACCAATCCAGCGTGCGAGAGCCCCTCCTTGCGCACCCGCCGCTTGGTCTATACGCTGTTGATAGAATTACCCGCTGCCACTTATACAAATGCAGCTGGATACTATGTCGCCGTAGAGCGCTGTTGCCGTAACGGAACGATTAACAACATTGAGGAGCCAGGAGGCGCGGGGCAAACCTTTTATTTGGAGTTTCCGCCCGTGGTGCGCAACGGACAACCGCTGCTTAATTCCACGCCCCAAATCTTTCCGCCCCTCAGTGATTATGCCTGTATACAGGAGCTATTCTACTTCGATTTTGGCGGTCAGGATGCGGATGGAGACTCTCTGGTGTATGATATGGTTACACCGCTGAACGGGCACGCAACCGATGCGGATGGCAAGCCTGAAACGCCTTCCCCGGCACCCTATTCCCCCATTCGTTGGTTACCCGGTTATGCTACCGACACCCAGATAAAGGGGGCTCCCGCTTTAGGTATCGACCAGCATTCCGGACGGCTAACCGTGCGGCCTGCCCAACTAGGCCTGTTCGTTTTTAGTGTTCGCTGCTCAGAATACCGCCAGGGCATCAAACTTGGGGAAGTTCGACGGGATTTTCAATTGAAAGTCCTCAATTGCCCTCCCAATCAAACCCCTGCGCTAACGGTCCACTTACCCGACTTGCGAAAGCAGTATCAGCCGGGTAAAGACACCTTGCGCCTGTCAGCCGGTGCAGACCGCTGCCTAAGCCTGCGCTTCACCGATCCTGATACGGCTACACAGCTTACCATT
Above is a window of Hymenobacter sp. J193 DNA encoding:
- a CDS encoding recombinase family protein; protein product: MTRYVAYFRVSTARQGQSGLGLEAQQAAVRTFVGTEASIVAEYVEIESGRKNARPQLQAAIAYAKQEGAVLLVAKLDRLARNVAFLATLMESHVRFKAVDLPAADEFTLHILAAVAQKEATAISTRTRDALAAKKARGFQLGTPANLTAASREKALVSLQRNAQTNLSNRQAAQLAVLLRATGVTLREIAARLNESGYRTRRGKAFHPMGVKRLLPNLDK
- a CDS encoding Abi family protein, which gives rise to MDYNKQAVSIIDQIALLRQRGLAIDDEVAAIRHLSNISYYRLAGYLLPFQSDKSLHIYKIGSRFETALELYRFDQKLRVLVFDIIERIEVSIRTQLIYTMSMNHTPWWFEDVTLFTSSDDHAEALASIDAELSRSHEEFILDHKARYGTDVRRPPAWKTLEIVTLGTLSRLYGNIRKELSGRDEIAAYFMVPPQKYLSGWLQSITQVRNVCAHHARLWNRTIAAAPKRIKRPRPELYYAPIPQLVQNKLYAALCCMNHLLFTISPEFGLGLRLQGLFAIHPNVDPSAMGFPVNWQQEPIWSIPPVIAQ
- a CDS encoding IS3 family transposase — encoded protein: MSRYRFIEAQRDQHPVRLLCQLVEVPASGYYAWQRAQQQVVTRPEPAWETALVKVFGVHKRCYGTRRLQVALRKNGHRVGRQRLRAAMRRRGLHALQPKAFTPRTTDSTHGLRCAPNRLLDQPKPTQANRVWVSDITYLPLANGEWAYLCAFQDMASKQVVGWRVGATMPEELVTSALQRAFWSQPPTPGLLVHSDRGGQYCGNAYRQLLHDHQALRSQSRRGDCYDNAQAESLWSRLKTEVLEVRERPVFADLADAQTSVADYFDYYNHERLHSSIDYQTPYHAHQQLLQFSALNCPA
- a CDS encoding transposase; its protein translation is MKDSPQPSKRRRYDAAFRAEALRLASESRSTQAAARALGIDPKRIYKWQKEALTPVAAARGAELDPATAAELRQLRAANRRQAQELEILKKAIAIFSQTPDQ